In Agrobacterium sp. RAC06, a single window of DNA contains:
- the iolB gene encoding 5-deoxy-glucuronate isomerase encodes MADLLRKPSGTSGKVHDITPASAGWGYVGFGLYHLKAGESAAEQTGETEVILVLVEGKAEISGGGKEFGELGQRMSVFEKTPPHCVYVPAGSDWSAKATTDCVLAICTAPAMPGRDAQQIGPEGISLVDRGKGANTRHIYPIAMEDRDVADSLLVTEVFTPSGNWSSYPPHRHDEDNFPEMTYLEETYYHRLNPAQGFGFQRVFTEDGSLDETMAVSDGDVVLVPRGHHPCGVPHGYEMYYLNVMAGPLRKWRFQNHPDHDWIYQRDNG; translated from the coding sequence ATGGCCGATCTGTTGCGCAAGCCTTCGGGCACATCCGGCAAAGTGCATGACATTACCCCCGCCAGTGCCGGCTGGGGCTATGTCGGCTTCGGGCTCTACCATCTGAAGGCGGGCGAAAGCGCTGCCGAGCAGACGGGTGAGACGGAGGTCATTCTCGTGCTCGTCGAAGGCAAGGCTGAGATCTCTGGTGGAGGCAAGGAGTTCGGTGAACTCGGCCAGCGCATGTCGGTGTTCGAGAAGACCCCGCCGCATTGTGTCTACGTGCCTGCCGGCAGCGATTGGTCGGCCAAGGCCACCACTGACTGCGTGCTCGCCATCTGCACGGCACCTGCCATGCCCGGCCGCGACGCACAGCAGATCGGGCCTGAGGGCATTTCGCTGGTCGATCGCGGCAAGGGCGCCAACACGCGACATATCTACCCGATCGCCATGGAAGATCGCGATGTGGCCGACAGCTTGCTGGTGACCGAAGTCTTCACGCCGTCCGGCAACTGGTCGTCCTATCCGCCGCATCGGCATGACGAGGACAACTTCCCGGAGATGACCTATCTCGAGGAGACCTATTACCACCGCCTCAACCCGGCTCAAGGCTTCGGTTTCCAGCGTGTCTTCACAGAGGACGGCTCGCTGGACGAAACCATGGCGGTGTCTGATGGTGATGTGGTGCTGGTGCCTAGGGGGCATCACCCCTGCGGCGTGCCGCATGGCTACGAGATGTATTATCTCAACGTCATGGCCGGCCCCTTGCGCAAATGGCGTTTCCAGAATCATCCTGACCACGACTGGATCTATCAGCGCGATAACGGCTGA
- a CDS encoding DUF3833 family protein: MPKLTFALVGLAMSLLPTAGQAADKFTFEDYFVGRTEAVGSFRAINGVKRTFTVDLTGNWDGKTLTLREDFVFDDGTKDRKTWRFTKTSPNTYSGTREDVIGETKVKLNGAVARFNYLVYLSPETQGNKVRFWDKMVLREDGTVLNTALVTKFGIPVAKTTVEFRKPGSSHKTASR; this comes from the coding sequence ATGCCGAAGCTCACTTTCGCCCTTGTCGGGCTCGCCATGAGCCTGCTGCCCACCGCTGGTCAGGCGGCGGACAAGTTCACGTTCGAGGACTACTTCGTCGGTCGCACGGAAGCGGTCGGTTCCTTCCGCGCCATCAATGGCGTCAAGCGGACTTTTACGGTGGATCTGACCGGAAACTGGGACGGCAAGACGCTGACGTTGCGCGAAGACTTCGTCTTCGACGACGGCACCAAGGACCGCAAGACCTGGCGCTTCACCAAGACCAGCCCCAACACCTATAGCGGCACCCGCGAGGACGTGATCGGCGAGACCAAGGTGAAGCTCAACGGGGCAGTCGCTCGGTTCAACTATCTCGTCTATCTGAGCCCGGAAACACAGGGCAATAAGGTGCGTTTCTGGGACAAGATGGTGCTGCGTGAGGACGGGACGGTGCTCAATACGGCGCTCGTCACCAAGTTCGGCATCCCGGTTGCCAAGACCACTGTCGAGTTCCGCAAGCCGGGCTCGTCGCACAAGACGGCGAGCCGCTAA
- a CDS encoding TIGR03862 family flavoprotein — translation MKKSVAIIGGGPAGLMAAEHLAGNGHVVTVYDAMPTVGRKFLLAGKSGLNITHAEDYARFVTRYGAANDRLRSVLDLMTPEAIRVWADDLGTETFVGSSGRVFPKVMKASPLLRAWVKRLEATGVTILTRHRWTGFDGDALLFERPEGQKHVIADATLLALGGASWPKLGSDAAWVPLLEAEGVDITQLRPANCGFDCDFSESFNTRFSGQPVKSVKATSAAGTTQGEFVISKGGIEGSLIYAHAAALRDALDRDGHGELILDLTPGRTTEKLATDFALQDRKASFSTRLKKAANLDGVKIALIREVTPEANRLDLTELAKCIKALPLAVKRPRPIAEAISTAGGVSLNAIDAHFMLTSRPGTFVAGEMLDWEAPTGGYLLTACFATGIAAAEGINRWLETPND, via the coding sequence ATGAAGAAGAGTGTGGCGATCATCGGCGGTGGCCCGGCGGGCCTGATGGCAGCGGAACATCTCGCCGGCAACGGCCATGTCGTCACCGTCTACGACGCCATGCCGACGGTCGGCCGCAAGTTCCTGCTTGCCGGAAAATCAGGACTGAACATCACCCATGCCGAAGACTATGCGCGCTTCGTCACCCGCTATGGTGCGGCGAATGACCGGCTACGCTCCGTGCTCGACCTGATGACGCCGGAAGCCATCCGGGTCTGGGCAGACGATCTCGGCACGGAAACCTTCGTCGGCTCTTCCGGCCGCGTCTTCCCGAAAGTGATGAAGGCCTCGCCCCTGTTGCGCGCCTGGGTGAAGCGACTGGAAGCGACGGGCGTGACCATCCTCACCCGTCACCGCTGGACGGGTTTCGACGGAGATGCCCTGCTTTTCGAGAGACCAGAGGGTCAGAAGCACGTGATCGCCGACGCCACACTCCTCGCCCTTGGTGGCGCGAGCTGGCCGAAGCTCGGTTCAGATGCGGCCTGGGTACCACTGCTGGAAGCAGAAGGTGTCGATATCACACAGCTCCGCCCGGCCAATTGCGGTTTTGATTGCGATTTCTCGGAAAGCTTCAACACGCGCTTCTCTGGCCAACCGGTGAAATCGGTGAAGGCCACCTCGGCAGCCGGTACCACACAGGGTGAATTCGTCATCAGCAAGGGCGGCATCGAAGGCAGCCTGATCTATGCCCATGCGGCAGCGCTGAGGGACGCGCTCGACCGGGATGGCCATGGCGAGCTTATCCTCGATCTCACGCCGGGGCGCACGACCGAGAAGCTAGCGACGGACTTCGCGCTTCAGGACCGCAAGGCAAGTTTCTCGACCCGCCTGAAGAAGGCCGCCAATCTCGACGGCGTGAAGATCGCGCTGATCAGAGAGGTCACCCCTGAGGCCAACCGGCTCGACCTCACCGAGCTGGCAAAATGCATCAAGGCCCTGCCGCTCGCCGTCAAGCGCCCGCGTCCGATTGCCGAGGCAATCTCGACGGCAGGCGGCGTCTCATTGAACGCAATCGACGCGCACTTCATGCTGACATCGCGCCCCGGCACTTTCGTTGCCGGCGAAATGCTCGACTGGGAGGCGCCGACGGGCGGCTATCTGCTGACCGCCTGTTTCGCGACAGGGATTGCTGCGGCAGAAGGCATCAACCGCTGGCTGGAGACACCAAACGACTGA
- a CDS encoding aminotransferase, protein MPAAPFNPLVADLSAPPVPSVFAWARAYDGASGPMIDLSQAVPGYPPHPDLFAWLAEAASARANAGYGPIEGEAPLREAYAAEVSAVYGAPVTAENIHITAGCNQAFMATVSAIAGSGDAVALTDPFYFNQETTLAMMGIRRELIPLDPATGFVPTIEGIEAALAKGVKAVALVSPNNPTGAIYPADLLRQAFDACRKAGAFLILDETYRDFLPGEGRPHDLLSIKGWEENLILLYSFSKSFCIPGHRLGAITAGARAVSEIAKVMDNLQICAPRAPQAAVAKAIPALKAWRDDNRLEILKRAETLKGVMAKLPVWKMDSLGAYFAFIRHPFAGQDSAYVAERLAKKAGVLCIPGAYFGDDCQDYLRFAFANADSATIEGLVSRLSTFKLD, encoded by the coding sequence ATGCCCGCCGCCCCCTTCAATCCGCTCGTTGCAGATCTCTCGGCTCCGCCGGTCCCCTCGGTGTTCGCCTGGGCACGCGCCTATGATGGCGCTAGCGGCCCGATGATCGACTTGAGCCAGGCCGTGCCCGGCTATCCGCCGCATCCCGATCTTTTCGCCTGGCTTGCGGAAGCTGCTTCCGCCCGGGCGAATGCCGGCTACGGCCCGATCGAAGGCGAAGCGCCGCTGCGCGAGGCCTATGCGGCAGAGGTTTCGGCCGTTTATGGCGCGCCGGTTACGGCCGAGAACATCCACATCACGGCAGGCTGCAACCAGGCCTTCATGGCAACAGTCTCAGCGATTGCGGGAAGCGGCGATGCGGTGGCGCTGACGGATCCCTTCTATTTCAACCAGGAAACCACGCTGGCGATGATGGGCATTCGCCGCGAGCTCATTCCGCTCGATCCGGCCACCGGCTTCGTGCCCACCATCGAAGGCATCGAGGCAGCCCTGGCGAAGGGCGTCAAAGCCGTGGCACTGGTGTCGCCCAACAACCCGACGGGCGCCATCTATCCGGCGGACCTGCTGCGCCAGGCCTTCGACGCCTGCCGCAAGGCCGGTGCTTTCCTCATTCTCGACGAGACCTATCGCGACTTCCTCCCCGGCGAAGGCCGCCCGCATGATCTGCTTTCGATCAAAGGCTGGGAAGAAAACCTCATTCTCCTTTACTCCTTCTCCAAATCCTTCTGCATTCCCGGCCATCGGCTTGGCGCGATCACCGCCGGCGCGCGTGCCGTCTCGGAAATCGCCAAGGTCATGGACAACCTGCAGATCTGCGCGCCGCGCGCACCGCAGGCGGCCGTCGCAAAGGCGATCCCGGCGCTCAAGGCCTGGCGCGACGACAACCGCCTCGAAATCCTCAAGCGCGCCGAAACGCTGAAGGGCGTGATGGCCAAACTTCCCGTCTGGAAGATGGACTCGCTCGGCGCCTATTTCGCCTTCATCCGCCATCCCTTTGCGGGCCAGGACTCTGCTTATGTGGCGGAAAGGCTGGCGAAGAAGGCCGGCGTGCTCTGCATTCCCGGAGCCTATTTCGGCGACGATTGCCAGGACTACCTGCGCTTCGCCTTCGCAAATGCCGACAGCGCAACGATCGAAGGTCTGGTCTCCCGCCTTTCGACCTTCAAGCTGGACTGA
- a CDS encoding LysR substrate-binding domain-containing protein: protein MASRLPPLNPLRAFEAAARRGSISAAARELSVTHGAISHQIRSLEETLKTALFERGGKRLKLTPQGALLLPAVTQAFDGIAAATALMNRPSTSGSLRISCVPALLSLWLVPRLGSFVDRYPEISLTLTSSNDSSLIYSPDIDIAILYGAGGWKDCWTRLWSTFELFPVVSPTLLNTRPLRSTRDLRDHVLLHGDDGREWRSWLAAADQLDMPKAREHFMGDARLSTEAARFGQGVALGDSITASSLIAAGELVIPFDLAVPAPDAFYVAARNDVRAAPIAKVFIDWIFDMIETERAAQPRPASRPSGRGLPSTRKRNPNTTTVLSEES from the coding sequence ATGGCAAGCCGCCTGCCCCCGCTCAACCCACTGCGTGCCTTCGAGGCGGCTGCCCGCCGTGGCTCGATTTCGGCGGCAGCACGGGAACTGAGCGTGACACATGGCGCCATCTCGCATCAGATCCGCAGCCTCGAAGAAACGCTGAAGACGGCTCTTTTTGAGCGCGGCGGCAAGCGATTGAAACTGACGCCGCAGGGCGCCCTGTTGCTGCCGGCCGTCACTCAGGCCTTCGACGGCATCGCGGCGGCGACCGCGCTGATGAACCGCCCTTCGACCAGCGGCAGCCTGCGCATCTCCTGCGTGCCGGCCCTGCTTTCGCTCTGGCTCGTGCCCCGCCTCGGCTCCTTCGTCGATCGCTATCCCGAGATCAGCCTTACGTTGACCTCCAGCAATGATTCCAGCCTGATCTATTCCCCCGACATCGACATCGCGATCCTTTATGGTGCGGGCGGCTGGAAGGATTGCTGGACAAGGCTCTGGAGCACCTTCGAGCTCTTCCCCGTCGTCAGCCCGACGCTGCTCAACACAAGGCCGCTGCGCTCGACCCGCGATCTGCGCGACCATGTGCTGCTGCATGGTGACGACGGCCGCGAATGGCGAAGCTGGCTTGCCGCCGCCGACCAACTCGATATGCCAAAAGCGCGGGAACACTTCATGGGCGATGCGAGGCTATCGACCGAGGCTGCCCGTTTCGGCCAAGGCGTGGCGCTGGGAGACAGCATCACGGCGTCCAGCCTGATTGCCGCCGGCGAACTCGTCATCCCCTTCGATCTCGCAGTGCCCGCACCTGACGCCTTCTATGTCGCCGCTCGCAATGATGTTCGCGCGGCCCCCATCGCCAAGGTTTTCATCGACTGGATCTTCGACATGATCGAGACCGAGCGCGCCGCCCAGCCGCGCCCCGCAAGCCGCCCTTCGGGACGAGGCCTGCCCTCGACCCGCAAACGCAACCCCAACACCACTACCGTGCTTTCGGAAGAGAGCTGA
- the speB gene encoding agmatinase: MTFDEKRLAALREKYGNDKAGEIFDPKFAKVGEKIFSNGTRAAPYAGVPTFVSAPYRQVDQRNPDVSDLDVAIVGVPMDLGVTNRPGSRFGPRALRAIDRTGPYNHVLECAPVFDLKVADIGDVPFSSRYRLEMSHDDIEAYHTKLVSQGVLPLSVGGDHSITHPIMKAIAKKHGPVGMIHIDAHCDTGGAFDQTKFHHGGPFRNAVLDGVLDPVRTIQIGIRGPAEYLWEFSYESGMTVIHAEEINGLGIAAIIEKAKAVIGDGPTYLSFDIDSLDPSVAPGTGTPEVGGLTSREALELIRGFKGVNLVGGDVVEVAPQYDANHNTAHVGAQILFEILSLMVYSPAIKGR; this comes from the coding sequence ATGACTTTCGATGAAAAGCGCCTTGCGGCGCTGCGCGAGAAATACGGAAACGACAAAGCCGGCGAGATCTTCGATCCGAAGTTTGCCAAGGTCGGCGAGAAGATCTTCTCGAACGGTACGCGTGCTGCCCCTTATGCCGGCGTGCCGACTTTCGTGTCCGCACCCTATCGCCAGGTTGACCAGCGCAATCCGGATGTCAGCGATCTCGATGTCGCGATCGTCGGCGTGCCCATGGATCTTGGCGTCACTAACCGTCCGGGATCGCGCTTCGGGCCCCGAGCTCTGCGGGCAATCGACCGTACAGGCCCCTACAACCATGTTCTCGAATGCGCCCCGGTCTTCGATCTCAAGGTCGCCGATATCGGTGACGTGCCGTTTTCCAGCCGCTATCGACTGGAGATGAGCCATGACGATATCGAGGCCTATCATACCAAGCTGGTCAGCCAAGGCGTGCTGCCGCTTTCCGTCGGCGGTGACCATTCGATTACCCATCCAATCATGAAGGCGATTGCCAAGAAGCACGGTCCCGTCGGCATGATCCATATCGACGCCCATTGCGATACCGGCGGTGCGTTCGACCAGACGAAGTTCCACCATGGTGGCCCGTTCCGCAACGCGGTGCTTGATGGTGTGCTCGATCCTGTCCGGACGATCCAGATCGGTATCCGCGGACCTGCCGAATATCTCTGGGAGTTCTCCTACGAATCCGGCATGACCGTCATTCACGCCGAGGAAATCAACGGTCTCGGCATCGCGGCGATCATCGAAAAGGCCAAGGCCGTGATCGGTGATGGGCCGACCTACCTCTCTTTCGATATCGACAGTCTCGATCCGAGCGTGGCACCCGGCACCGGTACGCCGGAAGTGGGCGGCCTGACATCGCGCGAAGCGCTGGAACTGATCCGCGGCTTCAAGGGCGTGAACCTTGTTGGTGGTGACGTGGTCGAAGTCGCGCCGCAATATGACGCAAACCACAATACCGCGCATGTCGGCGCACAAATCCTCTTCGAAATCCTCAGCCTGATGGTCTACAGTCCGGCCATCAAGGGGCGCTGA
- a CDS encoding ABC transporter substrate-binding protein, with protein sequence MPSILRAQDKSIKIGVYGGYFKDSFDKNIFPEFTKATGIAVESIAEPTGEAWLVQLEQAAKAGQAPADLSMMSQVAMLKGQATELWAPIDMAKISNASGLIDRFVNKYPDGRVAGVGAVAWYITLVTNTDVYKEAPTSWEALWDPANADKLGLLALVSNSFLLEVTAKTYMGGTNALDTEEGILKALEKLAEVKPNVRLWYRDEAQFEQSLKSGEIPMGQYYHDVTGLAAADGQPVRSTFPKEGGIQDSGCWALSRASAKTEEAHVFIDYMCQPSIQATLSRKVGTAPTVKRELLDLTDAEFASVSSDIEPITPRYDLYQTKSDWLNQKWTELIVG encoded by the coding sequence ATGCCGTCGATCCTGCGCGCCCAGGACAAGTCGATCAAGATCGGCGTCTATGGCGGCTACTTCAAGGATTCGTTCGACAAGAACATCTTCCCTGAATTCACCAAGGCGACCGGCATTGCCGTCGAATCCATCGCCGAGCCGACGGGTGAAGCCTGGCTCGTGCAGCTGGAACAGGCCGCCAAGGCCGGCCAGGCACCGGCTGACCTTTCGATGATGTCGCAGGTTGCCATGCTTAAGGGCCAGGCGACCGAGCTCTGGGCGCCGATCGACATGGCGAAGATCAGCAATGCCTCGGGCCTGATCGACCGCTTCGTCAACAAGTATCCGGATGGACGCGTCGCCGGCGTCGGTGCTGTTGCCTGGTACATCACGCTCGTCACCAACACCGATGTCTACAAGGAAGCTCCGACCTCCTGGGAAGCGCTGTGGGATCCGGCAAATGCCGACAAGCTCGGCCTGCTCGCGCTCGTCTCCAACTCCTTCCTGCTGGAAGTGACTGCCAAGACATATATGGGGGGCACCAATGCGCTCGATACCGAAGAGGGTATCCTGAAGGCGCTGGAGAAGCTTGCAGAAGTCAAGCCGAATGTGCGCCTCTGGTATCGTGACGAGGCCCAGTTCGAGCAGTCGCTGAAGTCGGGCGAAATCCCGATGGGCCAGTATTACCACGACGTTACGGGCCTTGCCGCTGCCGATGGCCAGCCGGTCCGCTCGACCTTCCCGAAGGAAGGCGGCATTCAGGACTCAGGCTGCTGGGCTCTGTCACGCGCTTCTGCCAAGACCGAGGAAGCACATGTCTTCATCGATTACATGTGCCAGCCGTCCATCCAGGCGACCCTGTCGCGCAAGGTCGGCACGGCCCCGACGGTCAAGCGCGAACTGCTCGACCTGACCGATGCCGAATTCGCCTCGGTCTCCTCGGATATCGAGCCGATCACGCCGCGCTACGACCTCTACCAGACCAAGTCGGACTGGCTGAACCAGAAGTGGACAGAACTGATCGTCGGTTGA
- a CDS encoding type II toxin-antitoxin system Phd/YefM family antitoxin, which yields MATVSVRDVNTDLSELVDEVIKGGSVTITRDGKPVATLVAVESAAEQEPKHNFLEHLMAFPEPGMVFERNPSRGRDVDL from the coding sequence ATGGCAACGGTCAGCGTGCGCGATGTGAATACCGATCTTTCCGAACTGGTGGATGAGGTGATCAAGGGCGGCAGCGTGACGATCACGCGCGACGGCAAGCCGGTGGCGACGCTGGTGGCGGTGGAGAGTGCTGCTGAACAGGAACCAAAGCACAACTTCCTGGAGCACCTGATGGCCTTTCCAGAGCCGGGTATGGTTTTTGAACGCAATCCCTCCCGTGGACGAGACGTCGATCTTTGA
- a CDS encoding type II toxin-antitoxin system VapC family toxin produces MTGYLIDTNALSLLSNSKASPQFIDWLQAQQRKNALYASTITLQEIEKGIVKLERVKGGSLDKARRLRDWIDIVMADFQDRFLPVDVEVALVAGKLEGAMLARGLNIELADILIAATAQTHGLTVVTANIRDFEPLGVDCLAPF; encoded by the coding sequence TTGACCGGGTATCTCATCGACACCAACGCGTTGTCGCTGCTCTCCAACAGCAAGGCATCGCCGCAATTCATTGACTGGCTTCAGGCGCAACAGCGAAAGAACGCTTTGTATGCCTCGACGATCACGCTTCAGGAGATCGAAAAGGGTATCGTGAAGCTTGAGCGTGTGAAGGGGGGCAGCCTTGATAAAGCACGGCGTCTCCGCGATTGGATCGACATCGTGATGGCAGATTTCCAGGATCGGTTTCTGCCTGTTGATGTTGAGGTCGCGCTCGTGGCTGGAAAGCTTGAAGGCGCAATGCTAGCGCGAGGGCTGAATATCGAACTCGCCGACATTCTCATCGCCGCAACGGCGCAAACCCACGGCCTCACAGTCGTAACCGCCAATATCCGAGACTTCGAGCCCCTGGGCGTCGACTGTCTCGCACCGTTTTGA
- a CDS encoding ABC transporter ATP-binding protein yields the protein MSGLALNSITKQFGPFTAVDQVQLSVPHGTFVCLLGPSGCGKTTLLRMIAGLDSPTDGAIVLDGQDITQVPTHKRDLGMVFQSLALFPHLTVGQNIAYPLRIRGIGREEQVKRVDELLAMIHLTGYADRPVHKLSGGQRQRVAIARALAISPKLFLLDEPLSALDAKLREAMQVELRKLQQQLGITTIVVTHDQREAMTMADTVVVMSGGKIRQAASPIEIYRKPADRFVADFIGSTNLLPLTAQGGAALVLGHSVAGISAPSGHGQASLSVRPEDVKLAAPGEGRITGKVTFIRDLGGTIETFLDVSGTEVVAVSTPRERPVVTVGQDVGIVIDPETAVVLSA from the coding sequence ATGTCCGGCCTCGCTCTCAATTCCATCACCAAGCAGTTCGGTCCCTTCACGGCGGTCGATCAGGTCCAGCTCTCGGTCCCGCACGGCACCTTCGTTTGCCTGCTCGGTCCCTCCGGCTGCGGCAAGACCACGCTGCTCCGGATGATCGCCGGTCTCGACAGCCCGACCGATGGTGCGATTGTTCTCGATGGCCAAGACATTACCCAGGTGCCGACGCATAAGCGGGATCTCGGCATGGTCTTTCAGTCGCTGGCGCTTTTCCCGCATCTGACTGTGGGCCAGAACATCGCCTATCCCTTGCGCATCCGTGGCATCGGTCGTGAGGAGCAGGTGAAGCGCGTCGACGAGTTGCTCGCGATGATCCACCTCACCGGTTATGCCGACCGCCCGGTGCACAAACTCTCTGGCGGCCAGCGGCAGCGCGTGGCGATTGCCCGGGCGCTCGCCATTTCCCCGAAGCTGTTCCTGCTCGACGAGCCGCTGTCGGCGCTCGATGCCAAGCTGCGCGAGGCGATGCAGGTGGAGCTGCGCAAGCTGCAGCAGCAGCTCGGCATCACGACCATCGTCGTCACCCATGACCAGCGCGAGGCGATGACCATGGCCGATACGGTCGTCGTGATGAGCGGCGGCAAGATCCGCCAGGCGGCGAGCCCGATCGAGATCTATCGCAAGCCGGCCGACCGTTTTGTTGCCGACTTCATCGGTTCGACCAACCTCCTGCCGCTGACCGCGCAGGGCGGGGCGGCGCTTGTGCTCGGCCATAGCGTCGCCGGAATTTCTGCACCGTCGGGGCATGGGCAGGCCAGCCTCTCGGTTCGCCCCGAGGACGTGAAGCTCGCGGCCCCCGGCGAGGGTCGCATCACCGGCAAGGTCACCTTCATCCGCGATCTCGGCGGCACGATCGAGACCTTCCTCGATGTGTCCGGTACCGAAGTCGTCGCCGTTTCGACTCCGCGCGAGCGGCCCGTCGTCACCGTCGGCCAAGATGTCGGCATCGTCATCGACCCCGAAACCGCCGTGGTGCTGTCGGCATGA